One Arachis hypogaea cultivar Tifrunner chromosome 18, arahy.Tifrunner.gnm2.J5K5, whole genome shotgun sequence genomic window, TTATTGCTCAAGAAAATTAGATAATTCTTACCTTTCAGAATGGCCCTTTTCCTTCTTTTCCATATCAAACACAAAACTAAGAGAAGGCCACATAATACGCCAATTGTGACTCCAACTGCAACTCCTATTTTGACCTTGCGTCCGTTGTTTGTCTCTTCAATGGTTTAATGTCACAATACAAACATAGTTTAAACCATGTGGCATAATTTAGGATTAAAGAAAGATTAAGAGCAGTTTAAGGCCAAGTAAATGCATTACATACCTAACTCTGAAGCAGGAACTCTAATATAAAGATCTTGGCCTGCATCTGGTAGAATCCTCAAGTCATTAAGATCACCAAACCACAAAGCACAACCACTACCTTCACCTCTAATATCCGAATTCGCATAAGCAACACAGGAACAATTCCTCAAGCATTTGTCTCTGCAGTCAACAAGGTTCATGCTCTGATTCAAGTACCAACAATTCTCAGTGTCCGGCACTTTCATCTTCTCATACTTAACAAACTCATCACTTTCACATTGTAGCAGCTTGTCGCGCAAGCAACCTCCTGCGCTGTTAGGCCTGAACCCTCTCAAACAAGCACAAGCATCAACTGCGGACGTGTTCCAATCACAATTGGAATTAGGACCACAAACACTATATCGCTCGCAAGAGTCTCTTGGCAGGGAAACATAGACCTGCCATTGTTGGTCAGAATCAATCCAAACAAAATACAGACGCTTGTAGGTGGCTTGATCCAACACCATCCTCACGGGAACTGAGTTGTTATCAAGGTGGAATGCGAAGTAGACTTCATCCTCATTGGAGACAAAAACTAAGCTGAAAAATGCTTGGCGCTTTATGGTTGGTTTGCTACCATAACCCACTCCAATCCACGGTCCAGAGTTGAACTGTTTCATTGATCCTATTCTCTGCATTGGTTCTGGCCACTTAGTCACATCCATTCCCCAATTTAACGTTCCTGGCGAAGGATCTTTGTTATTCTTCCACGCAGTTACGCGCCTATCCAAACCAGTCTTCAAATCCTTACCAAGCTTCATCCCTGGCAAGAGTGTATCACCAGGGTAATCAAAGCTTTGCCATAGATAATTCTTTTCTTCCGTCAGAACAAGGTTCCCTGAATCCAAGAGCTGCAGGATTGGATTCTTGGGTTTTGTTGATACGCTCACAGACCATAGAACAGTATTGTTGTCTTGACTAAGGAGTAGTGTGTTCTCTGTTGTGTTGTTTATGATCAATAGAAGAGAGTTGGGTTTGGTGGCGGGTTTTTCGCGGTTTGCGACCCATACAATGGTTTGACCTGGGATATTTTTGTACCATATGCCAAGGTAATAACGGTTGGTGGAATTATCAAGAGTGAAGAAACCAAGCTCAAATTGTCCGGTCTTGGAAACTAAGGTCTGGTTTTTACTTAGAGACTGGAAGTGAGTGATGGTATCAGTTTCTGCAATTGTTTGGAAGATTTGAAAGAGAAGAAGGTAGAAACTGATAATTGGTATAATAGTAATAATGAAGTTTCCCATTGTTCGTGAATTGTGATGGCCCCTTTAATTTGCGAGGGTGCTCAAAAGAGATAATATAACATATACTGATATACCGTTAATCACAAAATGATTTGACATATGATATTTCTTCAACACATATAATATGTGGGTATTTTAACAACGATTTCTTCGACTGCGTATTAATTCTTGGTGTTGCTGTTGATTAGTAGCTATTGGAGTCAATGCTAACAGAGGTGATTGCGTATACGCATTGATTACTGTTGGGTCTCCTATTACCTTGACTACAGTTCACAAATCAAAATTATCACCACAAATTATGCTCTATTTCATTCTAGTTTTAGAAATGAAACAAGTTTCTAGTGGTTAGATATTTAGTATAATTCAATTTTGATGCACAGAAAAGGTCATATACTTAaattcattgtttttttttttaaaacaaaaactaTGGCAAATTAGGTAGCTTTTGTTTCAATAAGATTATATGATAGAGACTCAATATTGCACTTTGGTGATAAAAAATTATGTTGATTCTGAGACACAAAATTTTAGTCcttttaatacttttaaaaagtGAGGACTcatagaattaaaattttttgagattGACAttgaattttaataacatttcttttaaaa contains:
- the LOC112769122 gene encoding G-type lectin S-receptor-like serine/threonine-protein kinase At4g27290 isoform X3, which codes for MGNFIITIIPIISFYLLLFQIFQTIAETDTITHFQSLSKNQTLVSKTGQFELGFFTLDNSTNRYYLGIWYKNIPGQTIVWVANREKPATKPNSLLLIINNTTENTLLLSQDNNTVLWSVSVSTKPKNPILQLLDSGNLVLTEEKNYLWQSFDYPGDTLLPGMKLGKDLKTGLDRRVTAWKNNKDPSPGTLNWGMDVTKWPEPMQRIGSMKQFNSGPWIGVGYGSKPTIKRQAFFSLVFVSNEDEVYFAFHLDNNSVPVRMVLDQATYKRLYFVWIDSDQQWQVYVSLPRDSCERYSVCGPNSNCDWNTSAVDACACLRGFRPNSAGGCLRDKLLQCESDEFVKYEKMKVPDTENCWYLNQSMNLVDCRDKCLRNCSCVAYANSDIRGEGSGCALWFGDLNDLRILPDAGQDLYIRVPASELETNNGRKVKIGVAVGVTIGVLCGLLLVLCLIWKRRKRAILKEAIVAFVDHSEEDTEVQFYDLSVIASSTDNFSDKNKLGEGGFGPVFMGTLENGQRIAVKRLSTGSGQGAEEFKNEIALIAKLQHRNLVKLKGYCIQNEEKLLIYEYMPNKSLDFFIFVDQTQRMLLDWPTRFDIICGIARGLLYLHQDSRLRIIHRDLKASNVLLDDKMNPKISDFGLARILGEDKTAEITHRIVGTYGYIAPEYAIDGNCSVKSDVYSFGVLLLEIVSGKKNTGGHEKENTNLTGYAWNLWMEGRPLDLISEDLKESCNGSEALRCIQISFLCLQQNPHERPSMSSVVMMLGSEICLPQPKQPALFVREYSSPNKSNLFSTNELSMSILEPR
- the LOC112769122 gene encoding G-type lectin S-receptor-like serine/threonine-protein kinase At4g27290 isoform X4, with translation MGNFIITIIPIISFYLLLFQIFQTIAETDTITHFQSLSKNQTLVSKTGQFELGFFTLDNSTNRYYLGIWYKNIPGQTIVWVANREKPATKPNSLLLIINNTTENTLLLSQDNNTVLWSVSVSTKPKNPILQLLDSGNLVLTEEKNYLWQSFDYPGDTLLPGMKLGKDLKTGLDRRVTAWKNNKDPSPGTLNWGMDVTKWPEPMQRIGSMKQFNSGPWIGVGYGSKPTIKRQAFFSLVFVSNEDEVYFAFHLDNNSVPVRMVLDQATYKRLYFVWIDSDQQWQVYVSLPRDSCERYSVCGPNSNCDWNTSAVDACACLRGFRPNSAGGCLRDKLLQCESDEFVKYEKMKVPDTENCWYLNQSMNLVDCRDKCLRNCSCVAYANSDIRGEGSGCALWFGDLNDLRILPDAGQDLYIRVPASELETNNGRKVKIGVAVGVTIGVLCGLLLVLCLIWKRRKRAILKEAIVAFVDHSEEDTEVQFYDLSVIASSTDNFSDKNKLGEGGFGPVFMGTLENGQRIAVKRLSTGSGQGAEEFKNEIALIAKLQHRNLVKLKGYCIQNEEKLLIYEYMPNKSLDFFIFDQTQRMLLDWPTRFDIICGIARGLLYLHQDSRLRIIHRDLKASNVLLDDKMNPKISDFGLARILGEDKTAEITHRIVGTYGYIAPEYAIDGNCSVKSDVYSFGVLLLEIVSGKKNTGGHEKENTNLTGYAWNLWMEGRPLDLISEDLKESCNGSEALRCIQISFLCLQQNPHERPSMSSVVMMLGSEICLPQPKQPALFVREYSSPNKSNLFSTNELSMSILEPR
- the LOC112769122 gene encoding G-type lectin S-receptor-like serine/threonine-protein kinase At4g27290 isoform X2, which codes for MGNFIITIIPIISFYLLLFQIFQTIAETDTITHFQSLSKNQTLVSKTGQFELGFFTLDNSTNRYYLGIWYKNIPGQTIVWVANREKPATKPNSLLLIINNTTENTLLLSQDNNTVLWSVSVSTKPKNPILQLLDSGNLVLTEEKNYLWQSFDYPGDTLLPGMKLGKDLKTGLDRRVTAWKNNKDPSPGTLNWGMDVTKWPEPMQRIGSMKQFNSGPWIGVGYGSKPTIKRQAFFSLVFVSNEDEVYFAFHLDNNSVPVRMVLDQATYKRLYFVWIDSDQQWQVYVSLPRDSCERYSVCGPNSNCDWNTSAVDACACLRGFRPNSAGGCLRDKLLQCESDEFVKYEKMKVPDTENCWYLNQSMNLVDCRDKCLRNCSCVAYANSDIRGEGSGCALWFGDLNDLRILPDAGQDLYIRVPASELETNNGRKVKIGVAVGVTIGVLCGLLLVLCLIWKRRKRAILKDNVEAIVAFVDHSEEDTEVQFYDLSVIASSTDNFSDKNKLGEGGFGPVFMGTLENGQRIAVKRLSTGSGQGAEEFKNEIALIAKLQHRNLVKLKGYCIQNEEKLLIYEYMPNKSLDFFIFDQTQRMLLDWPTRFDIICGIARGLLYLHQDSRLRIIHRDLKASNVLLDDKMNPKISDFGLARILGEDKTAEITHRIVGTYGYIAPEYAIDGNCSVKSDVYSFGVLLLEIVSGKKNTGGHEKENTNLTGYAWNLWMEGRPLDLISEDLKESCNGSEALRCIQISFLCLQQNPHERPSMSSVVMMLGSEICLPQPKQPALFVREYSSPNKSNLFSTNELSMSILEPR
- the LOC112769122 gene encoding G-type lectin S-receptor-like serine/threonine-protein kinase At4g27290 isoform X1 → MGNFIITIIPIISFYLLLFQIFQTIAETDTITHFQSLSKNQTLVSKTGQFELGFFTLDNSTNRYYLGIWYKNIPGQTIVWVANREKPATKPNSLLLIINNTTENTLLLSQDNNTVLWSVSVSTKPKNPILQLLDSGNLVLTEEKNYLWQSFDYPGDTLLPGMKLGKDLKTGLDRRVTAWKNNKDPSPGTLNWGMDVTKWPEPMQRIGSMKQFNSGPWIGVGYGSKPTIKRQAFFSLVFVSNEDEVYFAFHLDNNSVPVRMVLDQATYKRLYFVWIDSDQQWQVYVSLPRDSCERYSVCGPNSNCDWNTSAVDACACLRGFRPNSAGGCLRDKLLQCESDEFVKYEKMKVPDTENCWYLNQSMNLVDCRDKCLRNCSCVAYANSDIRGEGSGCALWFGDLNDLRILPDAGQDLYIRVPASELETNNGRKVKIGVAVGVTIGVLCGLLLVLCLIWKRRKRAILKDNVEAIVAFVDHSEEDTEVQFYDLSVIASSTDNFSDKNKLGEGGFGPVFMGTLENGQRIAVKRLSTGSGQGAEEFKNEIALIAKLQHRNLVKLKGYCIQNEEKLLIYEYMPNKSLDFFIFVDQTQRMLLDWPTRFDIICGIARGLLYLHQDSRLRIIHRDLKASNVLLDDKMNPKISDFGLARILGEDKTAEITHRIVGTYGYIAPEYAIDGNCSVKSDVYSFGVLLLEIVSGKKNTGGHEKENTNLTGYAWNLWMEGRPLDLISEDLKESCNGSEALRCIQISFLCLQQNPHERPSMSSVVMMLGSEICLPQPKQPALFVREYSSPNKSNLFSTNELSMSILEPR